A genomic region of Laspinema palackyanum D2c contains the following coding sequences:
- a CDS encoding Rpn family recombination-promoting nuclease/putative transposase produces the protein MGKADISGKRLIGLYPDGWVKWVTRSSGTVAEVILDSEFQWLSRDSDILIKAYSEEEGEFISLTELQFRPDTRMPVRIRAYAALAEEKYDLRVHPVVVNIFPPTGNTPIPTCYESSIMGLEAKQDYEVINLWEIDAELAFQPELKALLPLATVMKGGANETILRRAAVRIQQEERSEDLQRLLGIFSSYVLGENIVEKILNFATQALLESPWGQDILQQGVEEGRQETRQLIQHLIRCRFGEVPEAVEANLQRLNREQLELFAERLMNVNSLEELMAAFPPVTDNYNRDL, from the coding sequence ATGGGAAAAGCAGATATTAGTGGCAAAAGATTAATCGGACTCTACCCCGATGGATGGGTCAAATGGGTGACGCGCTCATCCGGTACAGTCGCCGAAGTCATCCTCGATTCAGAATTTCAATGGCTCAGTCGAGATAGCGATATCCTCATCAAAGCCTATAGCGAGGAAGAAGGGGAATTTATTAGCCTAACCGAACTCCAATTTCGCCCGGATACAAGGATGCCGGTACGGATTCGGGCTTATGCGGCACTAGCAGAAGAAAAATATGATTTGCGCGTGCATCCGGTGGTGGTCAATATTTTTCCGCCAACCGGGAACACCCCCATTCCCACTTGTTATGAATCGAGTATTATGGGACTAGAGGCAAAGCAAGACTATGAGGTGATCAACCTCTGGGAAATCGATGCCGAGCTCGCCTTTCAACCGGAACTCAAGGCCCTACTGCCCTTAGCAACGGTGATGAAAGGGGGTGCAAACGAAACCATCTTACGTCGCGCCGCAGTCCGAATACAACAGGAAGAACGGTCGGAAGATTTACAACGATTGTTGGGAATTTTTTCTAGCTATGTATTAGGAGAAAATATCGTGGAGAAAATCCTGAATTTTGCAACCCAGGCATTATTGGAATCCCCTTGGGGTCAAGACATTTTACAGCAAGGAGTGGAAGAAGGACGCCAAGAAACACGACAACTCATCCAACACCTAATCCGGTGTCGGTTTGGGGAAGTCCCGGAAGCGGTGGAAGCTAATTTGCAACGGTTGAACCGGGAGCAATTAGAACTGTTTGCCGAAAGGCTGATGAATGTAAATTCTTTGGAAGAATTGATGGCGGCTTTTCCTCCCGTGACTGACAATTATAATCGGGATTTGTAG
- a CDS encoding NAD(P)/FAD-dependent oxidoreductase, whose product MCEVDVAIAGSGPGGTAAAIALAQQGFRVAIAEAEPFPRPHPGETLHPGIEPLLQQLGVGNRLLPAGFLRHPGNWIQWEGSRRFEPFGSDETGPWQGFQAWRADFDTILRDRAVELGVEVHQPCRALYPIVSENRVIGIATNQGEIKAKFAVDATGSRQWLAKQLKLAIHPFSPPLIAHYGYVQGDCPIRDHAPAIVAREGGWIWTAKVRPQLYQWTRLNLDNKPLEKNWQPAEFQTLKPWGKPAVADVTWRQVSPPAGPGYFLVGDAATVLDPASSHGVLKAIMSGMMVAHLITNLLNGKAFESQVMAGYSQWMENWFQKDIETLRNLYALLPNAPDWVK is encoded by the coding sequence ATGTGCGAGGTTGACGTGGCGATCGCCGGGAGTGGTCCGGGAGGAACTGCTGCCGCCATTGCCTTGGCACAGCAAGGGTTCCGAGTGGCGATCGCTGAAGCGGAACCCTTCCCTCGCCCTCATCCGGGGGAAACCCTCCACCCCGGCATCGAACCCCTGTTACAGCAGTTAGGAGTCGGCAATCGCCTCTTACCTGCCGGATTCCTGCGTCATCCCGGAAACTGGATACAATGGGAGGGCAGTCGCCGGTTTGAACCCTTCGGGTCCGATGAAACCGGCCCTTGGCAAGGGTTTCAGGCATGGCGGGCGGATTTTGATACAATCTTGCGCGATCGGGCGGTGGAATTAGGTGTCGAAGTCCACCAACCCTGCCGCGCCTTATATCCCATTGTCAGCGAAAACCGAGTAATAGGAATCGCCACCAACCAAGGTGAAATCAAGGCAAAATTTGCAGTCGATGCCACCGGCAGCAGACAGTGGTTAGCCAAACAATTAAAGTTAGCAATTCACCCATTTTCTCCCCCCTTAATCGCCCATTATGGCTATGTCCAAGGAGACTGTCCCATCCGAGATCATGCACCGGCGATCGTAGCGAGGGAAGGGGGATGGATTTGGACCGCCAAAGTCCGTCCCCAACTCTACCAATGGACCCGCCTTAATTTGGACAACAAACCCCTAGAAAAAAACTGGCAACCCGCCGAATTCCAAACCCTAAAACCCTGGGGAAAACCCGCCGTTGCGGATGTCACCTGGAGACAAGTTTCTCCCCCCGCCGGACCCGGTTATTTTCTAGTCGGAGATGCCGCCACGGTTTTGGATCCAGCCTCCTCTCATGGCGTCCTCAAAGCAATCATGTCCGGCATGATGGTCGCCCATTTGATTACCAACCTCTTGAATGGGAAAGCCTTTGAGAGTCAAGTTATGGCAGGGTACAGTCAGTGGATGGAGAATTGGTTTCAGAAAGATATCGAAACGTTAAGAAACCTTTACGCCTTACTGCCGAATGCCCCAGATTGGGTAAAATAA
- a CDS encoding secondary thiamine-phosphate synthase enzyme YjbQ: MTITNHFIDIETESGISIHNLTPYIKDLLEANPVKNGYVLVFARHTTTALFINEYEERLLDDIKVYLEKLAPPDAKYLHNDLHLRVVPPDEPINGHSHLMAITLNNSEYIPIVEENLALGTWQSVMLIDLDGPRKRNLLIQICGE; this comes from the coding sequence ATGACTATCACCAACCATTTTATCGACATTGAAACCGAATCAGGAATCAGCATTCATAACCTGACTCCCTACATCAAAGACTTGCTAGAGGCAAATCCGGTTAAAAATGGTTATGTTTTGGTCTTTGCAAGACATACCACCACCGCTTTATTTATTAACGAATACGAAGAAAGATTGCTGGATGATATCAAGGTCTATCTGGAAAAATTAGCCCCTCCTGATGCCAAATATCTCCATAACGATTTGCATCTGCGCGTCGTCCCTCCTGATGAACCCATCAACGGACATTCCCATCTGATGGCAATCACCCTCAACAATAGCGAATACATTCCCATCGTTGAGGAAAATTTAGCCTTGGGGACTTGGCAATCAGTGATGTTAATTGATTTAGATGGGCCACGAAAACGCAATCTGCTGATTCAAATTTGCGGGGAATGA
- a CDS encoding glycosyltransferase family A protein, with the protein MLVFVVPLKSQEKSASWEKVCLLFERTARSICNQTCSDFQVIVVCNQRPTINFSHPKINYLEVDFPYPSNQPSHMAQARTDKGRKILAGLIAAKEFSPSHIMIVDADDCVSKNLAQFVKNNFSANGWYINQGYKYLNNDSVIYLKPWNFYRMSGSCNVLRYDLIGLPENPEYNRGYGYYKFYIAHEKVKNVMAERNHPIKPLPFPGAVYIIGTSENLSRNEKKLKFNVFTRRKLTPEICEEFGLARLEN; encoded by the coding sequence ATGCTTGTTTTTGTAGTTCCGCTTAAAAGCCAGGAAAAATCGGCTTCATGGGAAAAAGTTTGCCTGCTATTTGAAAGAACTGCTCGTTCGATTTGTAATCAAACTTGCTCTGATTTTCAAGTAATTGTTGTTTGTAACCAACGACCCACCATTAATTTTTCACATCCTAAGATTAACTACCTTGAAGTAGATTTCCCTTACCCCAGCAACCAACCGAGCCATATGGCACAAGCCCGGACGGATAAAGGTCGAAAAATTTTGGCTGGATTGATTGCAGCCAAAGAATTTTCTCCATCCCATATCATGATTGTGGATGCGGATGACTGCGTGAGCAAAAATCTGGCTCAATTTGTCAAAAACAATTTTTCCGCTAATGGGTGGTATATCAATCAAGGATATAAGTATTTAAACAATGATTCTGTTATTTATCTAAAGCCCTGGAATTTTTATCGAATGTCAGGAAGTTGTAATGTGCTTCGTTATGACCTTATTGGTTTGCCTGAAAATCCGGAATATAACAGAGGCTACGGATACTATAAATTTTATATAGCTCATGAAAAAGTCAAAAATGTAATGGCAGAAAGAAATCACCCGATTAAGCCTCTTCCATTTCCGGGTGCTGTTTACATCATTGGCACCAGCGAAAATCTATCGAGAAATGAAAAAAAATTAAAATTTAATGTTTTTACTCGTCGGAAGTTAACGCCAGAAATTTGTGAAGAGTTTGGTCTGGCCAGACTTGAAAATTAA
- a CDS encoding gas vesicle protein GvpG — MLFELLTFPISGPLGGIVWLGEQLLERATSELDDIQNVQKQLLALQLAFDMGDISEEDFEIQEEELLLKIQAMEEEMEAEQQEEIESEEFISEDGLSSFSITVLD, encoded by the coding sequence ATGCTATTTGAATTGTTAACTTTTCCCATCTCCGGACCCCTTGGCGGCATCGTCTGGTTAGGGGAACAACTCCTAGAACGAGCAACCAGCGAACTCGATGACATTCAAAATGTCCAAAAACAGTTATTAGCCTTACAACTCGCCTTCGACATGGGCGACATTTCCGAAGAAGACTTTGAAATTCAGGAAGAGGAACTGTTGCTCAAAATTCAAGCAATGGAAGAAGAAATGGAAGCGGAACAACAAGAAGAAATAGAATCCGAAGAGTTCATCAGCGAGGATGGTTTATCTTCTTTCTCCATCACAGTCCTCGATTAA
- a CDS encoding GvpL/GvpF family gas vesicle protein: protein MSLGFYLYGILPHPLPDTLTIAGLDRQPVHNQTIQGFHFLYSEAKQTKYLTSRRNLLGHEKVLEEAMSAGFRTLLPLRFGLVVKTWDTVIRDLIAPYQGKLEALFQKLEGRREVSIKLFWESQNEIEALLEENPSLKQLRDASLGKALSMEEVINIGQMIESSLKFRKQAVIAAFQTGLNPLAEEVIESDPMTEEMIYNAAYLIPWDRELEFSEAVEAIDKNFGDRLRIRYNNFTAPYTFAQLESQG, encoded by the coding sequence ATGAGTTTAGGGTTTTATCTGTACGGAATTTTACCCCATCCCCTGCCAGACACCTTGACGATCGCTGGACTAGATCGCCAACCTGTTCATAACCAAACCATTCAGGGATTCCACTTCCTCTATTCCGAAGCCAAACAAACCAAATATCTCACCTCCCGGCGCAATTTATTAGGCCATGAAAAAGTCTTAGAAGAGGCGATGAGTGCTGGATTTCGCACCTTACTCCCCCTGCGCTTTGGGTTGGTCGTTAAAACCTGGGACACCGTAATCCGAGACTTAATTGCTCCCTATCAGGGGAAGCTCGAAGCCCTGTTTCAGAAATTGGAAGGACGCAGGGAAGTCAGCATCAAACTATTTTGGGAGAGCCAAAACGAAATCGAAGCGTTACTAGAAGAGAATCCCAGTTTAAAACAACTACGGGATGCCAGTTTAGGAAAAGCTTTAAGCATGGAAGAAGTCATCAACATCGGTCAGATGATAGAAAGCAGCTTAAAGTTTAGAAAACAAGCGGTGATTGCTGCCTTTCAAACCGGATTAAATCCCTTAGCGGAAGAAGTCATCGAAAGCGACCCGATGACTGAAGAGATGATTTATAATGCCGCTTATTTAATTCCTTGGGACCGGGAACTGGAGTTTAGTGAAGCAGTAGAAGCGATCGATAAAAACTTTGGCGATCGCCTGCGAATTCGGTATAATAACTTTACCGCCCCTTATACCTTTGCCCAACTCGAATCACAGGGATAA
- a CDS encoding gas vesicle protein K produces the protein MALAETPSNPSQLSEITPTRRAINSKAGLASLVLTLVELIRQLMEAQVIRRMDDQVLNETELDAAAESLQKLEAEILRLCDIFEIDPNDLNLDLGEVGTLLPKPGSYYPGEPSQEASILELLDRLLNVGIVVQGDLDLGVANLNLIQAKLRLVLTSQPL, from the coding sequence ATGGCATTAGCTGAAACCCCGTCTAACCCGTCTCAACTCAGCGAAATTACCCCCACTCGTCGCGCTATTAACAGTAAAGCGGGGTTAGCATCCCTCGTCTTAACCCTCGTGGAACTAATTCGGCAATTGATGGAAGCGCAAGTGATTCGTCGCATGGATGACCAAGTGCTCAATGAAACCGAGTTAGATGCTGCTGCCGAGAGTTTGCAAAAACTAGAAGCAGAAATCCTCCGATTGTGCGATATCTTCGAGATTGACCCCAATGATTTGAACCTGGACCTCGGAGAAGTGGGAACCCTCCTACCTAAACCGGGCAGCTATTATCCAGGCGAACCCAGTCAAGAAGCGTCCATCTTAGAATTACTAGACCGCCTCTTAAATGTCGGTATTGTCGTCCAAGGTGACCTGGATTTGGGTGTAGCTAACCTGAACTTAATTCAGGCAAAACTTCGGTTAGTGCTAACCTCTCAACCGCTATAA
- a CDS encoding gas vesicle protein, with the protein MSSNPIQPSSAQSNSNRTIATSTQGSTLADILERVLDKGIVIAGDISISVATTELLHIRIRLLIASVDKAREMGINWWENDPYLSSKNQDLIEENRQLHDRLQVLEAEMRSLKALTSSPSISETNPEPSGSVGEI; encoded by the coding sequence GTGTCTTCTAACCCGATACAGCCTTCAAGCGCTCAATCCAACTCAAATCGCACCATTGCCACCTCCACCCAAGGCTCGACTTTAGCCGATATCCTCGAACGAGTCTTAGATAAAGGAATAGTAATTGCCGGAGATATTTCCATTTCCGTTGCCACAACTGAGCTACTCCATATCCGAATTCGCTTACTAATTGCTTCCGTGGATAAAGCGCGAGAAATGGGAATCAACTGGTGGGAAAATGACCCATATTTGAGCAGTAAAAATCAAGATTTAATCGAAGAAAACCGCCAACTGCACGATCGCCTGCAAGTCTTAGAAGCCGAAATGCGATCGCTCAAAGCCCTCACCAGCAGTCCCTCAATCTCTGAAACCAACCCCGAACCCAGCGGCAGCGTTGGGGAGATTTAA
- the gvpA gene encoding gas vesicle structural protein GvpA produces the protein MAVEKVNSSSSLAEVIDRILDKGVVIDLWVRVSLVGIELLAIEARIVIASVETYLKYAEAVGLTSQAAVPAA, from the coding sequence ATGGCAGTTGAAAAAGTCAACTCATCTTCCAGTCTAGCCGAAGTCATCGATCGCATTTTAGATAAAGGCGTCGTGATCGATTTATGGGTGCGGGTATCCCTGGTGGGAATCGAACTGCTGGCGATCGAAGCAAGAATTGTCATCGCCTCGGTAGAAACCTATCTGAAATATGCGGAAGCGGTAGGGCTGACTTCCCAAGCTGCTGTCCCTGCGGCTTAA
- the gvpN gene encoding gas vesicle protein GvpN, whose translation MTTVLQATSQNFVDTPAIHRLTKRALRYLHAGFSVHLRGPAGTGKTTLAIHLANLLERPIVLMFGDDEYKSSDLIGNQRGYNRKKVVDNFIHNVIKVEDEYRQSWSDARLTTACREGFTLIYDEFNRSRPEVNNVLLSVLEEKLLVLPTSAQQPEYIRAHPQFRVIFTSNPEEYCGVHETQDALMDRLITLDIPEPDELTQQEIVVQKSGLTRGDAAMIVHLVKTFRERSTTHEKSSGLRACLIVATVCHQNNIPVVPSSADFREICADILLSRAKIPHAEGLAILGQLFKEVMAAEKRSATVEVLTHGKVG comes from the coding sequence GTGACCACAGTTTTACAAGCCACTTCCCAGAATTTTGTCGATACACCGGCCATTCATCGTCTGACAAAACGCGCCTTGCGCTATCTCCATGCGGGATTTTCAGTTCACCTGCGCGGTCCTGCTGGAACCGGCAAAACAACTTTAGCCATTCATTTGGCTAATCTGTTGGAACGTCCGATTGTTTTAATGTTTGGCGATGATGAATACAAATCATCAGACTTGATTGGCAACCAACGGGGATACAACCGCAAAAAAGTAGTAGACAACTTTATTCACAACGTGATTAAAGTCGAAGATGAATATCGTCAATCCTGGTCAGATGCAAGGTTAACCACCGCCTGCCGCGAGGGATTTACCCTCATTTATGACGAATTTAATCGATCGCGTCCCGAAGTGAATAATGTGTTGCTATCAGTTTTAGAAGAAAAACTGTTAGTCCTGCCAACCAGTGCACAACAACCGGAATATATTCGGGCGCATCCCCAGTTTCGCGTAATTTTTACCTCCAATCCCGAGGAATATTGCGGAGTCCATGAAACTCAGGATGCCTTAATGGATCGGTTGATTACTTTAGATATTCCTGAACCCGATGAACTGACTCAACAAGAGATTGTTGTCCAAAAATCGGGATTAACCCGAGGGGATGCGGCAATGATTGTGCATTTGGTCAAAACCTTTCGAGAACGGAGTACGACCCACGAAAAATCCTCGGGTTTACGCGCTTGTTTAATTGTGGCTACAGTCTGTCACCAAAATAATATTCCCGTCGTCCCCAGCAGTGCCGACTTTCGAGAAATTTGTGCTGATATTTTGCTCTCTCGGGCTAAAATTCCTCATGCTGAAGGACTTGCCATTCTCGGGCAACTATTTAAAGAAGTCATGGCGGCAGAGAAACGTTCCGCCACGGTTGAGGTTTTAACCCATGGTAAAGTAGGATAG
- a CDS encoding LamG domain-containing protein, protein MIFNKSVAVPPTAKEVDLGYSYPDIPLFNGTSDWIEIPYSGDFNPRQFTVELWVDYQGGIGYRAILTSVCSSAQEGRRGYLFCVNPAGNWQFWTGSGQPDAPWVMLTGPRAAKGVWTHLATSYDEPSQTVFFYIDGTLVAQRSGIPFHPNERNSLRVGAGATEQSGASPCFFQGRIAQIRIWNRPLSLADITTLANPDLMGKGPITLTPPIVSSPVEPYPIASETHPEPEVLLEETPSVIREEEIWDEEITEPEPEVLLEETPSVIGEEEIWDEEITEPEPEVLLEETPSEPEPDILIEETPFMIGEEEIEEPREILEMSPTLGGPEPETVPDAKSLQSALMFNGMNSSVEIKTPFKNNQTFTLSLWVKPALLDQGWCGLFSNDSGEHLPPLQLGIAPKGGLYYDSFDAAGTCRYHDTLEGFFESADRWVQIAWVKVGTEYRFYRNGELYAIQPAPSAFYRHHSQALIGMGENGFAGAIRDVRVWKVARTAAEIRHDLHRPLTGEEPGLCHYWGFNDGNGAIASDGAKCANWGKIIGATWGQGNPPRSSEISPNEGFRPVLCFAGETNYIEVEDPFENDTTFTISLWLQPDTASPTPYGIMGKRWWPSAFKPELWGIEYQQTLYYHTSDPSSPNICHAAPLLNFFSGCEGEWVHLTWVKAGTEYRFYRNGTLFATQSAPERFYTDNTTYWFGKLGIGNSVAHFRGQMADIQIWNVALSEEQIKQNLQQGVTGEEPGLRHYWPLNEGQGTRVQDIANQTNPGKIRGATWQIEEVAIALPEPEFPLPHFVSSVLTFDGEDDAVILPELGEIDRTFTLSLWVKPATLDDERWQGILSKQGEEGEQLGLCLCPGDRALQYQTRGLGEKTLDSNVLLNFFETGNQWVHITWVKAGSLSHFYRNGEWVATQRTPERLQQTPGDYCLGKSQVFGNRDSFFAGQIAEVRLWRVARTEAEIQSDFTHRLQGDEPGLIAYYPLNEGSGDWVGDRGRILGAKWELMEIPIV, encoded by the coding sequence ATGATTTTCAATAAATCCGTTGCCGTTCCACCCACCGCTAAAGAAGTTGACCTGGGCTATTCTTATCCAGATATCCCCTTGTTTAATGGGACTAGCGATTGGATTGAAATTCCCTATTCCGGAGATTTTAATCCCCGGCAGTTTACGGTGGAACTGTGGGTGGACTATCAAGGAGGAATTGGCTATCGAGCCATTTTAACCTCAGTTTGTAGTTCTGCTCAAGAAGGAAGGCGGGGCTATCTTTTCTGTGTGAATCCCGCCGGAAATTGGCAATTTTGGACGGGTAGCGGTCAACCGGACGCGCCTTGGGTGATGCTGACTGGACCGAGAGCTGCAAAAGGGGTCTGGACGCATTTAGCGACAAGTTATGATGAACCGTCGCAAACAGTTTTCTTCTATATTGATGGCACTTTAGTAGCGCAACGCTCTGGAATTCCCTTTCATCCAAATGAGCGCAATTCCCTGCGCGTGGGGGCTGGTGCCACGGAACAAAGTGGGGCAAGTCCTTGTTTTTTTCAGGGACGAATTGCACAAATTAGAATCTGGAATCGTCCGTTAAGTCTTGCGGATATTACCACTCTAGCAAACCCGGATTTAATGGGCAAGGGTCCAATAACTCTAACCCCCCCAATTGTTTCCTCTCCGGTAGAACCTTACCCAATTGCTTCCGAAACCCACCCCGAACCGGAGGTTTTATTAGAAGAAACTCCCTCCGTGATTAGGGAAGAAGAAATCTGGGATGAGGAGATAACTGAACCGGAACCGGAGGTTTTATTAGAAGAAACTCCCTCCGTGATTGGGGAAGAAGAAATCTGGGATGAGGAGATAACTGAACCGGAACCGGAGGTTTTATTAGAAGAAACTCCCTCCGAACCAGAACCGGATATTTTAATCGAAGAAACTCCCTTCATGATTGGGGAGGAAGAGATAGAAGAACCGCGAGAAATATTGGAAATGTCTCCAACTCTGGGAGGACCGGAACCGGAAACTGTTCCTGACGCAAAATCCTTACAGTCTGCTTTAATGTTCAATGGAATGAATAGCAGTGTAGAAATTAAAACGCCCTTTAAAAATAATCAGACTTTTACCCTATCGCTGTGGGTTAAACCGGCATTGTTGGACCAGGGTTGGTGTGGGTTGTTCAGCAATGATTCTGGAGAGCATTTACCTCCCCTGCAACTGGGAATTGCCCCGAAAGGAGGATTGTATTACGATTCCTTTGATGCGGCAGGAACTTGTCGATATCATGATACCCTTGAGGGATTTTTTGAAAGTGCCGATCGCTGGGTACAGATTGCCTGGGTGAAAGTGGGAACCGAATATCGCTTTTATCGCAACGGCGAGTTATATGCCATCCAACCTGCACCGTCGGCCTTCTATCGGCATCACTCTCAGGCGTTGATTGGGATGGGAGAGAATGGGTTTGCGGGGGCAATTCGAGATGTGAGAGTCTGGAAAGTTGCCCGAACTGCCGCCGAGATTCGTCATGATTTGCACCGTCCTTTAACCGGAGAGGAACCGGGATTGTGCCATTACTGGGGGTTCAATGATGGCAATGGCGCGATCGCCTCCGATGGAGCAAAATGCGCTAACTGGGGGAAAATCATCGGGGCCACCTGGGGACAAGGTAACCCCCCTAGAAGCAGTGAAATTTCCCCAAACGAGGGATTTAGGCCCGTCTTATGCTTTGCCGGAGAAACAAACTATATCGAAGTCGAAGACCCCTTCGAGAATGATACCACCTTTACCATTTCCCTATGGTTGCAACCGGACACTGCAAGTCCAACCCCCTATGGCATCATGGGAAAACGCTGGTGGCCCTCCGCCTTTAAACCGGAACTGTGGGGGATTGAGTACCAACAAACGTTATACTATCATACCTCGGATCCGTCTTCTCCAAACATTTGTCATGCGGCACCCTTGTTGAACTTTTTTTCTGGGTGCGAAGGAGAGTGGGTGCATTTGACCTGGGTGAAAGCGGGAACAGAGTATCGATTTTATCGCAATGGGACGTTATTTGCCACCCAATCTGCACCAGAACGGTTCTATACTGATAATACAACCTATTGGTTTGGCAAGTTGGGAATCGGGAATTCCGTGGCGCACTTTCGGGGGCAAATGGCGGATATTCAAATCTGGAATGTCGCACTCAGCGAGGAACAAATTAAGCAGAATTTGCAGCAGGGTGTCACGGGAGAGGAGCCTGGATTGCGGCATTATTGGCCGTTAAATGAAGGGCAGGGGACGCGGGTTCAGGATATTGCCAATCAAACCAATCCGGGCAAAATTCGCGGTGCGACATGGCAGATTGAAGAAGTGGCGATCGCCCTGCCGGAACCAGAATTCCCCCTCCCCCACTTTGTGTCCTCGGTACTCACGTTTGATGGAGAGGATGATGCCGTCATCCTTCCCGAACTGGGAGAAATAGATCGCACTTTTACCCTGTCCCTGTGGGTCAAACCGGCAACCTTGGATGATGAACGGTGGCAAGGGATTCTCAGTAAGCAGGGGGAAGAGGGGGAGCAATTGGGACTCTGCTTGTGTCCTGGCGATCGCGCCTTGCAGTATCAAACCCGAGGGTTAGGGGAGAAAACGCTTGATAGCAATGTTTTGCTCAACTTCTTTGAAACCGGCAATCAATGGGTTCATATCACTTGGGTGAAAGCAGGAAGTCTTTCTCACTTTTACCGCAATGGCGAATGGGTTGCCACCCAACGGACCCCGGAACGATTACAGCAGACCCCGGGAGACTATTGCTTAGGGAAATCCCAGGTTTTTGGAAACCGAGATAGCTTTTTTGCCGGTCAAATTGCCGAAGTGAGACTCTGGCGGGTGGCGCGAACCGAGGCGGAAATTCAGAGCGATTTCACCCATCGCTTGCAAGGGGATGAACCGGGATTAATCGCCTATTATCCCTTGAATGAAGGGAGTGGAGACTGGGTAGGCGATCGCGGACGGATTCTGGGGGCGAAATGGGAACTGATGGAAATACCGATTGTGTAA